From Cucumis melo cultivar AY chromosome 1, USDA_Cmelo_AY_1.0, whole genome shotgun sequence, a single genomic window includes:
- the LOC103501224 gene encoding 30S ribosomal protein S10, chloroplastic, whose protein sequence is MAISSLSATIIPSPTLFTSLSSHSSKPKFLPFPGSSSTALKLKPLQFSLPSTRVYAAPEVLDSSDTIEPPPEILEGSGVATLEGEDFEVPGTSALSIGEDVDKLAPKQKIRIKLRSYWVPLIEDSCKQIMDAARNTNAKTMGPVPLPTKKRIYCVLKSPHVHKDARFHFEIRTHQRLIDILYPTAQTIDSLMQLDLPAGVDVEVKL, encoded by the exons ATGGCTATTTCTTCACTCTCTGCTACTATAATTCCATCTCCTACTCTATTTACTTCTTTATCATCCCATTCTTCTAAACCCaaatttcttccctttcctgGTTCATCTTCTACTGCTTTGAAGCTCAAACCCCTTCAATTTTCCTTGCCATCCACAAGGGTTTATGCTGCTCCTGAAGTTCTAGACTCCTCCGATACCATTGAACCACCTCCGGAAATCTTGGAGGGCTCTGGAGTTGCCACTCTCGAG GGTGAAGATTTTGAGGTTCCTGGGACTTCAGCTCTCAGCATTGGTGAGGATGTGGATAAG CTGGCGCCGAAGCAGAAAATTAGAATTAAACTAAGGTCTTACTGGGTTCCACTCATTGAAGATTCTTGCAAGCAAATAATGGATGCTGCAAGGAATACAAATGCAAAAACCATGGGTCCTGTGCCATTACCTACAAAAAAGCGCATTTATTGTGTTCTTAAATCCCCTCATGTTCATAAGGATGCAAGATTCCATTTTGAAATCAGAACCCACCAACGCCTCATTGATATTTTGTACCCTACTGCCCAAACGATTGATTCTTTGATGCAACTCGACCTTCCAGCTGGTGTTGACGTGGAGGTCAAGCTATGA